The Arachis ipaensis cultivar K30076 chromosome B07, Araip1.1, whole genome shotgun sequence genomic interval TTGATTCCTTTGACTGTTATTTGCATCAATACAATTTTGTCAGTGACTAATCCAAGTTTCTTTGAAGCTGATAAGCATTTTATTTCAGATTTGCCTCTGCACTCATTGATCTACCAGTGTGGGTGATGAATGTGGTACCGATTGACGTGTGGGATACTCTTTCAGTTATATACGACAGAGGGTTAATAGGAATGTATCATGATTGGTGCGAATCCTTCAACACTTATCCTCGCACGTATGATCTCCTCCATTCTAGTTTTCTCTTCCAATATGTTGAGAAAAGGTATGCTTGTTGGAGAAACCAAAACCTATGAGACAAATGTTCTTTCTGCTATTGTCATCTTTCTAGAACTCAGTGAGTTTAGTTCTATATCCTATAGCATAGCTGTGTTAATATATTTGATCCTGACAATTGTCAATCTTGTCAGATGCGATATTGTGGATGTGGTTGCGGAGATTGATCGCATATTGAGACCGGATGGATATTTGGTGGTTCGTGATTCTCTGGAGATTCTAAACAAACTGACCCCAGTATTGCATTCGCTTCACTGGTCTGTATCATTGCATCAAAATCAGTTTCTTGTTGGTAAGAAGAGTTTCTGGCGCCCCACGGCTTTTGAATAGGGTTTGGTTGCTGCTTCTCAGGCTTGTTTTTCAACCTCACAACCAATTATGAGTGTAAGAAATTCGCTGACAACTGAATTTATTTATAGTCAATATAGAGAAGGATACCCCAAATTTATTTGCAGTATGATTATCTTTTGATGTAAACTTGAGTACTTTGTTCACATATACATCACAGGTTTTCCAGGTTCAGTAAAATTAAGTTCATAGAGGGAACTTGGGTTTTGCTCTTTGTAACATCCTGTAACAGGGGCATGAGAACAATATACAAGTTAAGATtcataatcataattcataaGATGCTCAATATTGTgaccaaaaacaataaaatagaagCTACACAAAGAGGTAGCACGGCagcaaaaattaaataacaaaattttCACATTTAACACTTGACTCGTCTCTAATAAGCCTTCCATTAGCCGCAGCAACATCGCGAGAGTAACAATTAAACCTATCAATATAGCTATAATTCTGTTTGGTGTTTGCTTGACCTGACAGAACATTGTGACCCTTAACATCCATCCACCCTTTTGAATCTTGCTTATTTTCAATCGACCTTGAAATGCACGAACTAACATAGCTTTGCTCAAGAGTATGAGAAACATTGGTGACAAGCCTGTAACTTTTCTCATCTTCAGCGTCGTCATCGTCGTCATCAGTATCATCATCCCCAAACAAAATCGGCTCGGTCCATGTGATGACCCTCAGAGGGTACTTCCGCTTAACCTTGAGCTTCGCGATCATCTCGCCATGGCTGTTCTTTACCTTCACCTTCGTCTTTGCCTTGAACTTGTGCTTCACCATCTTGTATGTCCCGTCCTCTTGGAACTTCATGAAGTTCCTTAGCGTGAACATTTGTGAGATACTAGTAGTCACATTCCCTGCACTTGAAGTAACCCACCCTGTCACCTGCaacacaagtaacaaactcactaaaattctaactaacatgccaGCTGTATAACTAACTCAACTAACTGTTGTAAGTTCTAACTAACATGCTAGTTGTATAACTAACTGTAACTACCATAGTTTCCTTCTCTGCTTCAACCTCAAACTCGCCATTGAGCCCTAGAAACTCTTCTTGCCGTTCGATGTTCGTTTCAGGGCTCCGTCGAGCGGGGTAGCTCGCCTGAACCACTTTAGATGCATGATCCAACCAAACATGGAGATTCGCGTTCAATAGCCAATATGAAATGCCCTGAGACACTCCTAATGCGAACTTGTGTTCCTTCCCGTCGAGAAGCTTCCCCAAATACGGGGTAATGTCGATGTCGTACGAAGGGAGATTGAAGGCGCCGATCGCCACCACCGGCGCCCACGACAGTGGGTTGATGCCGCCGGTGAAGATCACCGGAAAAGGAACCTCCCACGCGACAATATCGCCGTCAATCGTCACGAAAACTTCCCTGTAAGGACCGTTACCGCGCTCCGTCGCTAAACCGTTAGAAATGATGTACGAATTCGGCGGATTCGTGTACCAGAATTCATCGTTTCCGTGAAACGACACGTATAGTTCAAGAACCACACGGTGCGTGTTCCGCGGAATTCGAATCTTTCTGGAATGCAAGTCCCTTTCGTTCTCCACCTTGAACCAAAACCCCCGCTCACCGTCGTCGGCGATCGGAATAATCAAATCTGCCGGCGATTCGTCTACGTCCAAAGAAATCACTGGATTGCGATTCATGAGAGATCTGGACCTTCGATTGGAAGTGAGTCCTTCACCGCCGCATGGCCTAAACGGAACCTTAACGGAGTTTGCATTGTAGTAGAGAAACGTAACCGTGACGTGGTAAACGCCGGTGAATTCGTTGTTAATTATGTTCTCGAGCATCATGGTGAGTTCGAGATCGGACCTGGCAAGGAGTGAAGAGTACCTGGTGATGTCCTTGCGGACGTTCCAGAAGATTCCGGATGCGGTTGGCTCGGCGGTGCTTGTGCGGAAGAGCTCGGCGCCGCCGAGCCAGATGGCAGCGATGCGGTCGTACTGGTCGCCGCGAGAGGAGGCGTGGAAGTGAAGGAGGACGCGGGACCAAGGGGGAGGGCAGCGTGGTGGAGGGGAGTAAGGAGTGGAGTACGGTGGAGAGTTGATGGTGTCGCCGAAGGAGTGGTGGAGGACCCTGTGGGAGCATGATGGGGTTGGGTCCAAAGACGGCGGAGGGTAGTTGACTTCGACGTATTCTCTGCTGCCGAGGCCGCGGTGGAGGGAGGCGGAGAGGGTAAAACGGTCTTCGTGGGTGATGCGTGAGACTGTGGCTGAAGTTGAGGGTGGGTACGTGAGTAgtagaaggaggaagaggaaacAAAGGAAGGTGCCCATGTTCGTTACTCGTTACTCACTAGGTTTGGTTGGCCGTTGGAAGGGACTGTTTTTAGTGCTTAACACTCACAGCAAACTAGAAACTAAAAGGGTAATAAATGCTACCTGGGTACTATTGGAGTAAGTTCTTGTTCTTTAATCCCATTTTTGTTAGACTGAActttcaaattaaatttgattatacCAACGCAAGTTGGTACAGATGGATGAGGATCTGTGTCCCTTAGCCATCTCTCCCGGATTCGATACTCACTTGAGGATGGAAATGGAGCTTGCTTGCTTGGGAGGGTCGCTAACTTTGTGTGCCTCTTCAGTATCCAATGAATTAGTCATTGGACTTCCGACCTGATGGATACCTTGTgcagaccaaaaaaaaaaaatttgattataCACATATTGGGACAAAGTTTAACTCCACATTATGATACAAGTAACTCTTTTCAACCATGttataggggtgcacatgggtcgggtgaaatcgggtttgatgtgacccagacccgacccgaagtATACactgggtctatttattagacccgaacccgaccctagacccgatgaaaccaatacactttcgggtcGTGTTCATagaaatttttttaattcttttaataaaACCAAAATCCTCTTCTTCAGAATAAGAAGGAGAAAAATGAGTTGAATTTACTTGAATTACACATTGTTTTTATAAATCAATAGAGttgttaattattaattaattactatAGATTACACTCTTCATTACAAATTAATAAAAAAgtcgtttaattttttttttaaagagagagtataaatgatcatcaatacaaaataaaactATGTTATTGTTGTTTAAGAGCTCTCAAATTCGTACTTCATTAGGAAAACCAAACAATTATAtgaaggtgaaaactcaggtaaaGTCGACTTCaagtgaagttgatatctgagagtcgttagatgaaaattttatcaaattaGTCAAATCCATTTTATCAaattagtcaaatcatctaacggctcttaagtatcaactttacgtaaagtcgactgcacctgagttttcaccttataTGAATGATTGGTTCATGGTACTTTTCACTTTCTTTTTAATGGAGGCTGTTAATTTAGATTATCAATGGGGATACGTGGGAAAATTAGAGACAAGAAATAGTTCAGGATAGTATCATCAGCATCACCTAATTATTTGGATGAGTTATGTATTGATTAATTTACAAGTAAAGAGATGGCTTCGTGTATATAATTGAATAAAGCTGAGACAGGAAATTTCTTAATTGATATGTTGCTCACAGAAGTCGTATAATTTTGTTGTACAGGTATAcctcttgttggatttttcttGTTATCAGTATCTTCTATCAGCAGCTTAATGAATAGTGCACCGTAATCAATCAAAGTAAATTATTACTATAAATTCGTGTAATTTTCACATGAAATGTAGCATAAGGTCCATGGAATTTCCCTTCCCACAAGCAGGTAGAGGAATCTCTAATAAACGAAGCAGCAATTTGCCCGAGGAGCATATTTCCGTTTGGGAAACTTCTTACGAGGAAACATTCTACAGATTAAGGCATTAAATGCTACTGCAACCCTTTAAGGTCCCACACGCTTTTTCTCCATCCATTAAGATGCAATTTACACGATTTTAGATTCATCAGCATGTCAATGAAGTAACAGAAAACATGTTTATTCTAGACTAAAAGAAAATCCACCATAAATAATAAGAAACAAGGAGATATTGATAATTTACATTTATATGGTCATCTGTATCTCATAGTTTGCTCACATTGATTTCAGTATTGATGAGTGCTGACAAACACACTTTAAGATGAAACAATAGGAAGAGAAGAAGGTAATGCTCCCATACTACTAAGCAACTCACATATATCGTCATAACCCCATACTCTCGCCATGTACAAAGGGGTGGCACCCCTCTTGTTCATAGCATTAACGTTTACACCCTTGTCCACCAAAACTCGAACTGTCTCTATATTGCCACCCTCGACTGCCATGTGCAGCGGCACGTGACCTTCCTCGTCCTGACACTCCAACTCCGTCCCTGCTTCGCTTAGCATTAGCACCACATCCTTGTGCCCCTTGAAAGCCGCGGCATGAAGCGCAGTCAAACCATACTGGTCACGGTAGCTCACAACCCCGCCACCTCTCTTCATTAGAGTCTCAAGTTGCCTCACATCTCCACGCCTCGCAGCCTCAAATACTGCTTCTCCTTGTTCCTCATCATTCACCACATCTTTCTAAGCACAAGATTTCATCACCAAGAAAAATTATAAAGTCTTAGCTACTCATAGTCTCTTGTATGATTATTATCATGGGAAATTCTTAACTAGACATCTATGACAAAAGTAAACCACGAATTCAATTCATCTCTACAATGAAAATTTACCAATATGTGAAGATAAAGGAGTTGGTTTTAGTAGAATTGCAGGTGATGCCATATTCTATGTGTAAATTCCTAATTTATATGACACGAACACTTGAAATGCGACATCTATCTAGTCCATATATCTAATAAgaggaagtatagggagccaatggagTATCTATACAATGTTTATAATGGGGTAATGTTCGATTGAGTAGGATATCAGATATCTATTATTTCTGGTAcctggatggttattctagatagtatgagtatattgtgtttgagaaattcattttttaactcatattgggccaaataaatagcctattgtacacattgtacaaatactccATTGGCTCCTAGCAGCACTCATCTAATAATAGCTTAACCaacaattaagaaaaaaatgcaatgcatgatcaattattgttgtttttttttgGGTAAAATATTGTTGTTGATATTTTGTCACACTTGgctaattatttcttttttttttaacaacgGGGCTTAAAGCCCAAGACTAAGAAACGGATATAATATGGTAACCCTTCTGGAATCATCACACTTGGCTAATAAAAAATAACGTGTGTGTTTCCAATCTATAGTTTTGGGCTTCACTGTGGACAGTTAGACAAATCATGGAATATAAGTATTACACATCTTctttaaaccaaaaaaaaaaaagtattacacatcttttaaaaatttaacctTACGCCAAAAGAATTATAAGTAGCTAGTTATGGGCTCACAACAAGACAAAATTTTACGTCAAAAACATaagacaaaaattgaaagaaagcaaAGAGATGCGAGAACTCACATGCGTTTCGTCAGGACCAATGTTCCCGTCCACCACGTGTACATCATCAGAGCCGTTGACGTTATCTGATCCAACAGCTTCCTGGATCCTCAGCCCAGCCTCAAGCAGCAAATGAACCATGTCCTCCGGGTCGGCCAACTCGGTGGCAACTCGGAGCAGCGACTCAGCTTCACTTGGCGTCAAATCCGCGAGTACCGAACGCTGCCGTTTCAACAAGTTCCTAACAGTATCCAAGTCCCCGCGCGAAACCGCCTCGCGGAGGAGCACGGGCCCAACGAACGCTACCTTGAGCTTGATGTCCAGAGTGGAGAACCCTTTTGGGCGAGAGGCGAACCATGAGTTGATCGAGTCGGGGCGAGTGGAACCGGACGAGTTGGAAATGAACTCAGCTGTTTTTATGAGGAATCGGTCTGAGGGGGAGCGTGGATAGGCGCGTGGGATTTGAGACT includes:
- the LOC107608639 gene encoding peptide-N4-(N-acetyl-beta-glucosaminyl)asparagine amidase A, whose product is MGTFLCFLFLLLLLTYPPSTSATVSRITHEDRFTLSASLHRGLGSREYVEVNYPPPSLDPTPSCSHRVLHHSFGDTINSPPYSTPYSPPPRCPPPWSRVLLHFHASSRGDQYDRIAAIWLGGAELFRTSTAEPTASGIFWNVRKDITRYSSLLARSDLELTMMLENIINNEFTGVYHVTVTFLYYNANSVKVPFRPCGGEGLTSNRRSRSLMNRNPVISLDVDESPADLIIPIADDGERGFWFKVENERDLHSRKIRIPRNTHRVVLELYVSFHGNDEFWYTNPPNSYIISNGLATERGNGPYREVFVTIDGDIVAWEVPFPVIFTGGINPLSWAPVVAIGAFNLPSYDIDITPYLGKLLDGKEHKFALGVSQGISYWLLNANLHVWLDHASKVVQASYPARRSPETNIERQEEFLGLNGEFEVEAEKETMVTGWVTSSAGNVTTSISQMFTLRNFMKFQEDGTYKMVKHKFKAKTKVKVKNSHGEMIAKLKVKRKYPLRVITWTEPILFGDDDTDDDDDDAEDEKSYRLVTNVSHTLEQSYVSSCISRSIENKQDSKGWMDVKGHNVLSGQANTKQNYSYIDRFNCYSRDVAAANGRLIRDESSVKCENFVI
- the LOC107608641 gene encoding serine/threonine-protein phosphatase 6 regulatory ankyrin repeat subunit B (The sequence of the model RefSeq protein was modified relative to this genomic sequence to represent the inferred CDS: added 36 bases not found in genome assembly), which gives rise to MWKVLSEVFDVEFVGFDEMERLVEVSEPEVRIEFALNCKCRTTVTLRSVCSNLPVAFKVQTSSPNKFLVNPPSGLIAPLSSATFQIILKPQSQIPRAYPRSPSDRFLIKTAEFISNSSGSTRPDSINSWFASRPKGFSTLDIKLKVAFVGPVLLREAVSRGDLDTVRNLLKRQRSVLADLTPSEAESLLRVATELADPEDMVHLLLEAGLRIQEAVGSDNVNGSDDVHVVDGNIGPDETHKDVVNDEEQGEAVFEAARRGDVRQLETLMKRGGGVVSYRDQYGLTALHAAAFKGHKDVVLMLSEAGTELECQDEEGHVPLHMAVEGGNIETVRVLVDKGVNVNAMNKRGATPLYMARVWGYDDICELLSSMGALPSSLPIVSS